A stretch of DNA from Nitrospirota bacterium:
CCTACAGGATAAAATACAATACCTATAGGCCGCATGAGGCGCTGGGATATGATATCCCGGCTAATTATTATAAACTTGAAAATCTGGTGGGACTAACTTTAAACTCGAAATAGTTGTTCCGAAAAAGTCGAGCAGGACACTGACCCCAATTGTACTGACCCGCAGATGTTTAAAGTAAACGTGACTTTTATGTTGAGATTTTTTAACATCCTGTGATATATCAATCTTATGGCCGAACTCTATCAGGATAAATTGAGGAAGGCAATCGGACAAGATATTTATTCGCATCTTGATAACGAGGCCAATAAAGAAGTATCCTTATCACTTCGAATGCCCTTGCTCGACGAGAATGGCAAAACAAATTATTATAAACAAAGATACTTAATTGGAAATCTATTGGATGAGCTTAGACGTTTTGAGGAGTTGGGCATAAAGTTATCGCCGATAGATATCATACAAACTTTATTCAAGTGTAAATTGTTTTTTGCCGCAAAAAGCCTTGATGAGTATTATCAAAGAGCAGGCGGTAGTTTCCTATCAGAGACGCGATTGACCCTCAAAGATAAGTCTAATGGAGTTGAGGTGCTAATTAGTGAACACTTGAATAGAATCGAAGATAACATCAGGGAGAGAGTTCTACTTTTATAAAAAATATGGGATGTGTCCCTAATAAAACTAATGTTGTCGCATTAATGGTTGCTAAATTGAGTTTGAGCATATGATTTGAATGAAAACTAATTAGGCCCAACGACCGGTTTTTCAATAGTTCCACCCGCCTCGGTGAGTCACTTCATGACAGTCTCAAAGTGCCATAATCTATTCGCTAACTCAGCTTCAGCCTCAGCGGTCGGCTTTCAGCCGGATTTGACAAGTTGTATCTGAAAAGTTACAATATGATACATGAAGGTAGTAATGGATTCAGATTGCCTTGTAAAACTGACCAAGTCAGGGGCTAAGGAAGCGATTGTCTCTGTTATGGAAGTCCACATCCCGCCTCTCGTAAAAAAGGAAACTGTGGATGAGGCGAAGGAACGCGGATATCAGGATGCCTTTATAATCGAAGAGAACATAGATAGAAAGGTATTGCAAGTTGTTAAGCACGAATGGAAGAAATCGTCTGCAATATCTGCCACAAAAGGCGAGGCCGAGGTTATTTCGCTCTATCTTGGAGGCAATTATGACGCCATTGCCAGCGACGATCAGAGGTTCTTGAAAAGACTTGAAGCGGCAAATATTCCTTATCTGACTGCGACAGCCTGTCTCGTTTATCTATATAAAAATAAAAAGGTTGAGAGGTCAGCTGCGGTAGGGATGCTGGAATCATTAAAACCGTTTATCAGCCGTGATGAGTATGCGGTTGCAAAACTTTACATGGAGGAGAAGTCATGAAAGCAAAGTCATTGAGATTGCCCGACAGCCTTTTGGATGCTGTCAAGTTTGCAGAGAAAAAGGAAAAGCTTGATGAGCCGACAACGATAAGAAAGTTCTTGAGGCTTGGGGCTGAAAAATATGTGGGTGACAATTATGTTCGGGGCGACGTAAGCCTGAGGGAGGCCGCAGATGTTCTTGATATTACGGTGCGGGAGACCCTTGAGCTTTTCTGGGACATGGGGATTGCCGGAAATATTGACGCTGACAAGACGTTGAAGGCTATTTCTTTTGTTGAGAAAAAGAGCACAAAGAAGTGAAACGCGAGTCAAAGCTGATAGCAAAAGGCGAGTCTGTAAACCAACTCTACAGGACTTTTTTTCAACTTCAGAAATACGGAGCTAAAAAGGCAAAAGAACTAAGACTTACCCAAAAAGGTATTGAGAAAATAATACTTGAAGGTCGTTAGCGTTGACGGCATTGGCATTACAAGAATCGCGGGATTTTTATATTCCTTTAGAAGATAAGACTTCGCCTGATGCAATAAAAGTCTCATAAGAAAACACCCGTATTGTTCTATCACAAAAATAAATAAACCTATTAAGATTGATGGCTTGCAAAATAAGCCGGTAATTGGATAAAATTATAGACTTTTATTGTGGAGGGGAAAAATGGCTGATATGGTTGAAATCAGGTGGCACGGAAGAGGTGGACAGGGAACTGTCACTGCCGCAAAGGTGCTTGCTGACGCATGCCTCAGCAGCGGAAGGCATGTGCAGGCATTCCCTGAATACGGGCCTGAAAGGGCCGGCGCGCCTCTGAGGGCGTATAACAGAATTAGTTCTAAAGAACTCAGGATGCACTGCCCTGTTTTGAATCCTCAGATTGTAAGTATTGTTGACGCTACCTTGCTTGACAGCATCAATGTTGCTGAAGGCGCTACAAAAGATGCAATTTTTCTCGTTAACACGTCGAAGAATCCGGAAGAAATAAGGGCGAAGCTCAAAGCAAAACCGGAACAAAAGATTTTTACTGTTGATGCTACAAAGATAGCAATAGACTGCATCGGAAGGGCGCTGCCGAATGCCCCCATGCTCGGAGCCATATGCAAGGCAACCAATATTGTTACTCTGGATAATCTCCTTGAAGATGTAAGGAAGAGCTTCGGCAAGAAATTCTCACAGAAGATAATAGACGGAAATCTTGAAGCTGCAAAGCGCGGATACGGGGAGGTTAAAGAAGGATGAAGCTCAAAGGATGGAAGAATGTGAATCCCGGCGCTGTTTGTACAGAGGCAGGAAGCGCTTTACAGTTTAAGACAGGCTCATGGAGGGCCTACAGGCCGAAATGGATAGAGGAAAACTGCATTCAGTGCCTTTTCTGCTGGGCGTACTGCCCTGATATGGCAGTATTTGTAAAGGACGGGAAGATGACAGGGTTTAATTATGACTATTGCAAGGGCTGTGGAATATGCGCTCTTGAGTGTCCCGGGAAAAAAGGGAACAAGGCAATCGTCATGGAAGAGGAGGGGAAATGACGGCAAAGGTAGTTGCAGTTACAGGAAACGAGGCAGTTGCCAATGCGCTGAGGCAGGTGAACCCTGATGTAAGCGCAGCATATCCCATAACCCCTGCGACAGATATAATGCAGAGATTTACAAGTTTTGTATCAGACGGCAAGGTAAAGACAGAGATGATACTTGTTGAAAGCGAACACAGCGCAATGAGCGGCTGCATAGGAGCATCTGCCGCAGGCGGAAGGGTTATGACCGCTACCTCTTCGCAGGGACTGGCGCTTATGTGGGAAGAATTATTCATCGCTTCAGGCACAAGGCTGCCGATAGTTATGGCACTTGTGAACAGGGCCTTGTCTGCGCCATTAAATATCCACGGCGATCATTCTGATGGCATGGGTGCAAGGGACTGCGGATGGATACAACTCTGGTCTGAGAATGCTCAGGAGGCATATGACAATACAATTCAGGCCTTCCGCATCGCAGAGCACATGGATATAAGGCTCCCGGTCATGGTCTGTCTTGACGGTTTTATCATAAGCCATTCAATAGAGAGGATTGAATATATAGACGATGATGCTGTCAGCAAACTTGTCGGTGAGTATAAGCAGTTGAATCCTTTGCTTGATCTGGAGCATCCTGTAAGTTACGGGCCTTTGATACTCCCTGACTATTATATGGAATACAGAAAGGCGCATGCTGAGGTTATGTCAAAGGTTCCCGGCATTGTATTGGATGTCGCTAAGGACTTTGAAAAAATATCCGGCAGGAAATACGGGCTTTTTGAGGCGTACAGGCTTGATGATGCTGAGATAGGGATTG
This window harbors:
- a CDS encoding 2-oxoacid:acceptor oxidoreductase family protein; this encodes MADMVEIRWHGRGGQGTVTAAKVLADACLSSGRHVQAFPEYGPERAGAPLRAYNRISSKELRMHCPVLNPQIVSIVDATLLDSINVAEGATKDAIFLVNTSKNPEEIRAKLKAKPEQKIFTVDATKIAIDCIGRALPNAPMLGAICKATNIVTLDNLLEDVRKSFGKKFSQKIIDGNLEAAKRGYGEVKEG
- a CDS encoding 4Fe-4S binding protein, giving the protein MKLKGWKNVNPGAVCTEAGSALQFKTGSWRAYRPKWIEENCIQCLFCWAYCPDMAVFVKDGKMTGFNYDYCKGCGICALECPGKKGNKAIVMEEEGK
- the porA gene encoding pyruvate ferredoxin oxidoreductase yields the protein MTAKVVAVTGNEAVANALRQVNPDVSAAYPITPATDIMQRFTSFVSDGKVKTEMILVESEHSAMSGCIGASAAGGRVMTATSSQGLALMWEELFIASGTRLPIVMALVNRALSAPLNIHGDHSDGMGARDCGWIQLWSENAQEAYDNTIQAFRIAEHMDIRLPVMVCLDGFIISHSIERIEYIDDDAVSKLVGEYKQLNPLLDLEHPVSYGPLILPDYYMEYRKAHAEVMSKVPGIVLDVAKDFEKISGRKYGLFEAYRLDDAEIGIVILNSAAGTSKDVIDSFREKGIKAGLLKPRLFRPFPYDEIGNALKHLKAICVLDRADAFGGSYGPLFMETASSLYHYKDKPVVVNKIYGLGGRDYLPEHAEYAINELVEIAKTGKVKTVKEYIGVRE